The Triticum aestivum cultivar Chinese Spring chromosome 6D, IWGSC CS RefSeq v2.1, whole genome shotgun sequence genomic sequence tgggagagccgccagccgtgctgccgcagcgaccatgttctccagcgggttattataatgacccgggggtattggcacgtactgaggcggggcagggggcacctggggaggccccatcactcgtggctgaataaggggtccagaccgggcgctatgacccctggcgggttactagaccctgcacctggcgtgttgaagaggttgcgtggatcgtaaaccggtgggagtcgagactgggccttttgatgctgccttctcatgacctcattggccgcgttctgatccatcgtgagttggaaggactgcgcctgaatcagctgagtctgggcattgagagccgcccgctccgcagccagcctgatcccttctgccgcaagatcctctttagcttttatcagatccaattttaactgtgccacctccgcatcatgctgagcttgatccgccgggtcaaccgtggcggttaacagggccgtcatcttgtccgtgagatccattagcacctgagccggagaaggcaccgggtttcccgctccagcagcggggttttgaacaggctgtgcaccagccataaaaactccaacctgatttggcggctcaaaaaggtccggaatactgtcaccatcggaacaacccatgagccggccatcttgaagttggtacaacgagtttgactcatcggtggccgactcgccgtcagagccggcggccgtctcatctcCAGATCCAGATTGatcggagagtcctccatggatacaccccacaaaagcatgccttagggcgggccgggcctgggcgggtcgcgcaagctgagccgtctcgatgagatcagcgcagaggcccggctcaccaatcttgccaatgaaaacgtgaattccaccgaaggggacccggtacccgtactcaattgagccggcgtcggggccccagtttgcatcgtcgatgtagagcttgccgcgacgactcttggtcatccggcccacagcgcatcccttgagcccttcgaagctgcccttcaagaactcaaatccaccatgcgctggccccacggtgggcgccaactgtcgtggaattgtcacggcagatgtcctcgagctaggacttagtcgtggagccatcgcaactaggaagcttgaaggggttaatgcgggacaaggaacacgagggtttatactggttcggccccttacggtgaaggtaaaagcctacgtccagtttgaggtggtattgattagggttacgatcaccagggaactaaacagctatgcccggctctcgatgagattgttgtcgcccttaaaccgctaccgggtcgtccccttatatagggaggctgacgcccagcagcccttagagtcccggccggctcataagagtgtccggctcggactctcacctatacttgccttacactacaagttctaccataataatgattgtaactacgggccttaagccatatccggatctcagcccatctctggcccatcgtcttcaaacttggctccgggcttctggcaatgaccacgcgagtaacccggcccctcctggcgggtgactctaaggtctatatcctcaacactttGGCCACAAGATGTGCCTTGTACCTGTCAATCGTGCCATCAGATTTGCGTTTTACCTTGTACACCCATTTGCAGTCAATCACGTTTCTTCCTCTGACTGGTGGAACCAAGCGCCATGTCTTGTTTGCTACGAGGGCTGAAAATTCTTCATCCATGGCCTGCTTCCACTTGGGATCACCAAGAGCATCTTGCAAATTCTTCGGTTCACCTGTGGCACAAAAAGAGCCCCAACAAACACAACCATCTTTATAGACCTTGGGTTTGGCAATACCACTTTGTGACCGAGtatgtgatcgggcaggaggaggTGGAGCTGGTCGGGCTTGCTGTAGTTGTAGGCGATTTTGCGTAGAGGAAGCAGCAGAGTCGGACGCAGCAGATGCAGCAGCAGAAGATCCCGAATCCCCCTCCTGCAGCGGCCTAGGGGGATCTGGTGCGGCAATCGGTGATGAACTGCCACTTGGCAGTTCCAAGTGGCCACAGGGTGGGAGGGGGACCGCGCCGCGCCAGAGTCCGCACGCCCCGCCTCGCGGAGGCTACGTGGGCCGCGCCCAGCCGGCCCGCCAGGGGACTGcacaaagaatggaagaaatgtatggacattcgtaaggaggttcttggaagcaacattgcgcgaaaggcaagaattggagacaggataatctccattctccataatggagagtcaggggctatcttgttttatgctattttacccaagaaaatatagtaggtcctaagagaatgtagtaggttatgaggtacaatatgtttatgagagttgatgatgatgagtagttgtgattatgtctaatgaccaacttgtatgtgatgtctcaCTGATGAAAACGATTATCATGAGGAGGTATGAAAACCTAGTCCACGGTtcaagttgttaatgatatgatgatgatgatgatgatgatgatgatgatatttattagatcattgggtgaaagaaccggtccatccacttgaaaccagtccacggttctttctcccactgatgtaataactcattatgatgtaaaatcattctctaaattgCTGCTAGTAGAAGATGTataaatacaacatgaaataaaaaagaaatacggaATAATAATAGTAGCACGTGCTagtagaagcgctactactaattaccagtagcgctcattttggaaagcgctgctactaagtcgatgtagcagtagcgcggttcagcccatgctactgctaacctttagctgtagcgccttactagtagcgctgtaccccgcgctactgataggcttcaaacacgcgctactgctagggttttccctagtagtgcacggcgatgccttcatcaaggtaacggcacAAAACACCACCATCGCCCGCCAGCGGCTCggtttcaccggcaactatgtctccccgactcgtagccgggactagatgatgaaTCTTGAGACCCGACCACCCAGCCGGAGGCCGATCACCTCTGGCGGAATAGAtaaccaccaccgccggctgcaccggtCAGATCAGATCTGAGCGGAGATGCCGCTGATGCGACCACCAGGCCCTCTACGCCGCCGCTGCCGATCAAAAGGCAGATGGCGCGCCGCCGCCCGAACAAGGCTAGCTGTCGCGCCCACAGTCCGcgccgcctccgacgccgccgCGCCACAGCCATCACCGTCGGGCCGATTGGATCGGGCGCGCCTCCACACAATTCAGGGCCCCGCACAATCCCGAGCCACAGGAGAGAGGCGATGTCCTCCGCCACTGACGTTGGCCCCCGGGGTTAGACCGGCAGCGTcccccggcggcggcggagggggcggGGAGAGGAGGGAGTGTGCGCCACGGCGGCTAGGTTTAGGGCGCCGCCCGAGTCACCCTAGCGGGGACGACGTGAGGGCTAGATTGGTGTGTAATATAGATGAAaactctgaaaaatattttcagaACCAGACGAGGAGCAGAAATCTGCTACTGAAGCATCCGCGAAACTTGGATCAGGAATCTTCATCCAGGAAACAGAGATTGTCTCCATATCCAACAGCACCAAGATAAGATGCATCACTGCAAAAAGGAGGAGACAAACTAACGATCCAAATGCCATACGATTGAACCTTTGAGATACAGAGATGAAATGACAGACAGCCTGACTATGTGCATGAGGCAAGGAAATAGAAATTAAAAAATAGCCTTGTGAATCAATCAAGAAAACTGCTGCTTAAGCCAAACATGCCTTCACCGGCAGGGCCTCGGGCGGCGGTGATGCAGATAGGGGGGATGGACAAGAGAATGCGACCACGCGATTTGGTCGCGCCCCGTGCCACCAGAGGATTATATTTGTCTGCAGCAAATATTAATTCTATCTGTGAAATGTTTTAGGCGGGACTATATAAATTGTCCTGCATATCTGTGATCCACTTGCATGTGTCAATAAAACGCAGGTATATATACAGGATGCAATAAGTTGGCCTCTCGTCTCCCTCGCGGTACCATCAAAACACCAGTGCGTGGCACAAAGTGTCCCTGATCGATGTCAAGAGCACGTTGAACAACTACACACACTTGCGTGGCTGCACATACTCTTCCTCGGGGACAAGGGGGAGTCCTTTCTTGGGTGGGTCTCCAAGTGTTCCTCTTTCTTGGGTTATGGCTGCCATCGCCTTGCCTTTCTTTTGTTCTTGACGTGCGTTGTCAGGAACTCCGTTTTGTTGCCTTTGCTGTGTTTGCTGCAAATCCTGATATACCTCCTTGTCGCTGCGACATTGTGGCTACCATGCACTTGCTGGGGGCTGAtggttattactccctccgtcccgtaatataagacgttttttaacactagtgtagtgtcaaaaacgtcttacattatggaacggagggaataATAATTTGTTAATTTTCGTCCCTTTTTCGCTTGTCCTACAGATGTCAGCACAAAAGTAAACTGTGAGATCTTGGGCAGCTCGATAAGATTCTCAAACATGCACAGACCAAGGAAGGGCATGGTGCTTCACAAGCCTTCCATACAGGGGATGTTCCACGTACGAAACGTAGAAAATTTGTAGAACAAAACATACACGGAAGGCTTTGGGTAACTGCGGGTGCTAGAAAGTTGAGATACTTGATGACGGGAGAGTAGTTGGTCACTTTTTTTTTGGTTGTTACGGTGCTGTCAGTGTTGTAACACGACCATAAACTCTATTCCTCTTATTTAatgaatgaggcaaatcttttgcctctctTTAAAAAGAAGTACACAAATGTACAAAAATTGTAGCATTACAATAGAAGAAAAGCAGTGCTCACGCAACACACTACATAGGTACACAGTTCCACTTCAGAGTTAAGATATGCATACAACAAGGAAACTATGCGGATGCCGAGTTGCTCGACCATCATGGGAAGAACGACATGAAAGAGTGAAGGGTGGGGCGGTTGGGATGGTTGTCTGCTGCACACCTAATTGCAGCCTCCGCTTTGTCATATGCTTCTCGGGTGACGGACCCATGGGTGAATTCTCTGAAGCCAACATGGAGCTCCTGGAGAGAAGGGAGGTTCTCCAAGCCCAAGCTATCATGGAGAGATGGGAGGTTTGCCAAATCTACATCGTCAACGTAACAATAATATTCAAGCCTATGTACCTTGGGCATAGCTCCTGGTGAGAACATATTCCACCCCATGGGAAGTATCCCCAACTGACAGTCCCGCAGGCACTGGAAAGTACCAGCACTGATCACCGGCCATTGTTCCCTTCTTTCATCCCAGATGTTCTGGTAGTAACGCAACTGGAGGGATTGAAGAACTGGAAAGGAACCAAGTATGTCAAGATCCTCCTGCCACAGGTGGCCCAACCCGATATCTATGATAGAGAGCTCCCGAAGATTTGACGGGCTGATCCACGACGGCAGATAGGAGAAGAATCCGAATGATGAATCAAATCTACAGAGGTTGCGAGGAGGGGATGTCCAGCCTTCCCCTAAGAAATCAAAGCTGCCTCTCACAATTAAGCTCTGCAAATTCTCCAGGTGACATAGAGACTCCAAAAGCCAACCCTTCAAGCTCTCGTCAGGCGTTTCTTCGAAAGAGATACCAAGAACCCTCAGTTTAGTCAAATGCCTTAGCTCTTTGGCAACGTGCAGAGACTTAGACAAACTGATCATTGACAACTCTTGCAGATACTCCAGTTCCCTAACCACACCTGGCCTGAATTTGATTTTGGAGCAACTGCCAACTCTTAAGCATATCAGATTTTTTAGCTGCCCAATTTGGATCGGCAATAAGAGCTCACCGAGGTATGTATGTCCCAACGCAAGATATCTCAACTGGCATAAACTCCCGAGATGCTCAAGTAATTTATCGCGTTGCTCCTCAGGATAGCACTCCTCCAAATCCAATACACGTAATTGAGGGGAAAAAGAAAGGGACGACATTTTGTCAACCCAGTAGCCCGACATAGTAAGTGACCTCATGTGGGACAATATCAATCTCCCCTGAGGCATCTCAACATCCTGGAGTTGCAGAAATAACCTGCGGACCTTGCTTGTTATCGCAGCTGATTTGCCCTTCTTATCATGCAATACAGTACAAAAGTTTTCTTCAATAGAAATGGAGCTGATAAATTCCAGAACCAAGTCATGCACACGGCAATCCATTGTCCTGACATACATATAGGAGTCCACCGCTTGGATCAATCCTCTGTTTATGAGCTCCGTGAGGTAGCTCTCACCAAGCTCAAATAAGTCCTCATCTTGTACCCCATTAACAAAACCTTCACATATCCACCTCCATATCAATCTGTCTCCTTGAATAATGTAGTCTTCAGGAAATATACTCAGATACAGCAAGCAAGTTTTTAGATGGATAGGTAGATGGTGATAGCTAAGGGCCAATATCTTTCTCATCTTCTTCACATCAGGACTGTTGTCAAGTCCAGAACCGATAGAATCACACAACTTGTTCCACTCCCTTTTATTCCCTTCCCGACTGGCCAATAAACCAGCAATGGTGATGATAGCCAATGGCACACCACCACATTTCTTGAGGAGAGTTTCAGATACTTCGACCAAATCATTTGGACAGCCATTATTAATACCAAATATTCTTCCAAAGAATAATATTTTGGATGTCTCATCAGGGAGGGGTTTAAGCTCATAGGCGCCACCAACTTTACGTGCAACGTCGTGATCACGGGTTGTTGTGATTACTCTGTTCTCATAATGATTATAAGCTAGAGCACATCGGATCACTTCCCAATGTTGTATGTCCCATATATCATCTATGACAATAAGGTACCTGCCCATATTGTAACGCAAGATTTCACACATTAGCAAATAGTGCTAAACTGAAATGTGGAAAACCATTTGAACACCAAGAACTAAAAATTGCAAGTAGATTCCTGAATTTGGAGCGGAATAATTCATGCATTAGAAATACTAATAATTCATGCATTAGTAATACTAGTAAACTTTATATATGACATCAATTTAAGTACAACTCTTCCCCCGTTTCAAACAATAAGAAGGTCTAGCTTTGTAATGAGTCGAACTTCATTAAGTTTCATCAAATTGATACAAAGTGTACCAACATCTTCAACAACTAGTTACTTACGTTGAATCCTCTATGAAATATTTTTTTTATAATATACTTTTTTGCTATTATAGAATATTGCTATAAACTACTTCAAACTTAAAAGGTTGACTTAGGACAAAGCTAATACATTTTGTAGTCTTAAACGAAGCATGACCATGTTGAAGTTTACATCTAGGTCTTGCATAAAAGGATGTATATATGGGGTATGGGCTATGGCACACCCCATATGTCTCGTCCATCACAACAAAATCTACCTAAATACGTGTTACACATAAATAGTACATGTTACTCTAGAAAAACATAAATAGTAGATATGTGTTACTCCCTCCAATCCCATAGAAGGGCGCTAAATTTCTCGCCTGTTTTCCACCCAATCAGGGCGCCAAGAGGGATGTGTCCCTAAACTGACAGAAGCACCCCTCCATCCCAACTGCCGTCATATCTCCCTTAACAGAAGAGAAGATGTAGTGGTGCAGTACGTGGCAGCAGCAATGGGGACAGGTTGTAGAAGttgtgtgaacatttttaaaatattacGGACATTTTTGTGAATGGTATCAATATATTTTTTAAAGTTGGATGAATTTTTTACACTCCACAGGCAGTTTTTTAACAtgcaatgaacatttttaaaaattatgtagatttattttggaatatatgtatttaaaattttgaaatataaacaaaactaaaaataaaaatctaacaaAAGTAACGAACTAATCTTACTATGCCTGCCCACTTGGCACTCCACTCAGACGAGGCATGCCTATCTTTCAGGCCCCGCTTGGACTGCCCTAAAAAATTGATCCTAAAATTAGCTGTAAAACATTGCTAAAAAAAGTTGTGTGCCCTGCCTCGGCAACGAGCGATTGGTTCGTCATTCCGACCCTTGAATTTATGGGAAATTTTCTGGCTTAAACCCGAAAAAGTTCCGGTTTACAAAATTTACGTTTCTTCCAAGCAAGTGAGGGGTCAGGTTTCAGGCTCGAGCGCATGCAACTTCTCTTGCCGACCCCCTAAAAATTAGTGGAGTAAACCGCGGAGCAAATGTTAGTGGAGTAATTGTACTCCAAATTTTGGCTGCTTCTAGCCGTTCTCGTAAATTAACAAAGTAAAACGCAAATTCGGATATGATGAACACAGATTCAATTCAAACAAACGTACTAACCAAAATTCGACACCAATTTATGAAATTTCACATTGTCATCAACCAACAAAAAAGTCAACTAAATTAACTGAATCTAAAACTTACTAAAATCTAGTCACTATACATATCTTCAGTGACCGATTTCCACCCCACTCGGGAAAGCCTATTGATCATGGGGTCAGGCCCTGTGTAGTCATCGTCGTCGCCGAAGATTCTTGTAAATTCGGTCCTGAAGCAGTCATCGTTTCCGCCTCCATTCTCTCCTCCGCTTCCGTTGCCTCTGTTTCCGCCATTATCTTCGTCGTTGCTTGACAACATGANNNNNNNNNNNNNNNNNNNNNNNNNNNNNNNNNNNNNNNNNNNNNNNNNNNNNNNNNNNNNNNNNNNNNNNNNNNNNNNNNNNNNNNNNNNNNNNNNNNNNNNNNNNNNNNNNNNNNNNNNNNNNNNNNNNNNNNNNNNNNNNNNNNNNNNNNNNNNNNNNNNNNNNNNNNNNNNNNNNNNNNNNNNNNNNNNNNNNNNNNNNNNNNNNNNNNNNNNNNNNNNNNNNNNNNNNNNNNNNNNNNNNNNNNNNNNNNNNNNNNNNNNNNNNNNNNNNNNNNNNNNNNNNNNNNNNNNNNNNNNNNCACCTGCTCTGGGTAGTGGCGGCGAAGCGCCGCCATGTATGCCTCATCGGCGGCCTCCTCCACCAACTTTTCCCTTGCCTCTTGGTCCTTCCTCCTGTCCAGTGTGGAGACCACCCGCGGGTCGACGACATCTAGCCGCAACAACTCACTAAACTCAAAGTTCCGGTGGCCATCGGCGCCGTGTAGCCAAACAACCAAATGTTGTATTCCTGGTCGGCCTGCTCGGCGGATTGGAAGGATCTGAGCCAAAGCGTCGTGTGGGTGTGCCGGTTGGTGATCTCGGCCACCCACTTCCCCATCCCCGCTGCTGCATGCCAATGTGCGTCCTCTGTGGCGGCGGTGGTGCGGGGAGATCGGGGAAGCCGGAGAGCCAGTTATGGTAAGCGTATGGGGCGCCGATCAAGGAAGCGTCGTGGTAGCAGTGGGAGGCAGATGCACTGACGCAGTGCTCGTGGCGGTGCAACCTGCGTTGAGGATAGACTGCGGGGAGAGGCGGGTGCGGGATCCGGCCATGATGGCGCGGGTGCGGGAGCGTTGCGGGGGTCGCCGATGAGGGATAGGGTGGGGAAGGAGGCAGACAGGCGTGTGTCTTTTACTCCGTGGCCGAGCGGAGGAGTAAGTTTAAGTGCTCGGCTTGGCGTGGAGTGAAGTATTTACTCCATTATAGGATTTCACTCTCGGTTAGATCACAGTTAGAGGAGTAAAAACATTTTTTTTTACTCTTTTAACCGATTTTAGGGTGtccgctagagatgctcttaggtaCACCGCTTCGTCCCTGAGGAAGATGTATCTCCCTGATTTAATCCATTCAAAAGACATAGGTCACGTAAGATCCCTTTAAGTGTAGCATTATTCGGGGTTGGAGCGGGCGACGGGCGTGCTCGTGGCAGTTCCTGTGCGAGGAGAACCGCGTGTCGACGTCCAATACACGGTCACTCGCCCATTTTGTCATCCAATACACGGTCGGTCGGAAGGAATGTAAATATGGCATACTAGATTATGTGTACACATGCGCTATTCTAAGCCCAAGCATTGAAAGGCTAATATGTGGCCCTTTTTTGTGGGTAAGGCCCTGGTTGAAGGCATAGAAAATGGGGTTGTCTAGATGTGTCcaagttattgcacatctaagtgacttaatcaagtataaaaagaaaaagaaaagggaaaaataaaatgcCGACAAGAATCTCCTTGCAAGGTCAATGCATAGGACTttgatgtgcaatacttatggcacatctagacgtgctttagcaaaactgatagAAAATTTACCCTTGTACTAAAGCAGCGACAACTAATATGAAACAGCGGGAGTAGTAAAAATTGGTATAATATGTGTAGTAATTCTTCGAACTACATATTTTCACTAAGTCACAAATATACTATATTGTTTCAAAATTACTATATTTTGAACACATTTATACTGCAACTGGTACATTGTTTTACTGAGCTGTGGAATATAAGCTATTCACACTCAGCCACACAATTTGTATACTACATGGTAGTTCATAATATGTGAGTATTTTTCCTATATAAACGTAGGGGCACAAtgtatttctatatacatggagCTCAGAATATCTTATTTTTCCCTCTAGTGGAAACAACATGCACGCACGCACATAAACAATAACAAAACTATTTTTATGATAAGTTTATTGTCAAGTTTTCATGTGAAACATGAATAACTAAAATTATACATCAAAGCACAATGAGTAGATAAACACAGGCAGTTATTGTACCTTTTGTCTGCTAGGaaatctttgatcttgtcgatgAGTTGTTCTATGCACCCTGCTTCGGTGCCAGGATAGCTTGTACCGGTAATTTCACTAAGGATAGTTCTGAGGATTTTCATCAAGTCTGGATTTTGTGACACCGATATGAAAGCTCGATACTGAAATTCCCCTTTGAGGTCTTGATACACTTGGTTTGCAAGAGTTGTCTTCCCCATCCCTCCAAATCCAACAATGGAGACTATCTtcagttgttgttgttgccttggcaCTTGTCCATTTTCTTCGCCTAATAGCTTGATTATCTCGGCTTTGGTTTCATCAATTCCAACGAGTTTTGATGCATGCTCGAATCTAGCAAGAATTCTAGGGTCTACAACTTCATTTTTGGTGCTAGAGAAGGTTTGACGACCCTTGTACCTTGCATTCCTGTCACCCACCTCTATGATGTGTTTCTTCAGATCTTGGATCTCCTTGCCGATCCGATGGCGAGCCTTCATCTTCCCCAACTTCCCTAGTGAATTTTTGATCTTCTCGATGAAGCCATCTGGCTTTTCGTCTTTGTCACCGATGCTTTGCATGAAGTCATCGATGGCATCCTCTAGGTCATAGGACAGCTCCCGCACTTCATTCATCCAGACTTTATCCTGCACATCGGGATCCTCGTCCTCGGACATCTCGAGGAGAAAAGCCTCCATTGCGGCGAGCTCATTAGTGAGAGACTTGATCTCCTTGCCAACTGTTTTGAAACGCTTGTACTTGTTGCCGAGCAGAACGGTCAGCTTCTGGATGACAGGTTTGAGGACCCCTGTCGCCACGCTGACGAGAGCCGCCTCCATGGCCACGCTATCTTAGAGCTCGGCCAGTCAAAAATGTGCGTGGAGGTCAGGTTGCTGAATGCACTGACAGTAAACAGGTGGTACCAATCGACAAGCTGAAAACAAGAGGATGTATTAGTTTATTATACACTGAACAGCTAGGTGCAAATCGCTCATGTGGACCCAAGTTAAGTCATATAGAGATGGGTTCATGCCTGATTGCCGTGCAACTCAGAACCAGCTCGGTCGCTTTGTTCGCAGTGCAGGTCGAGCGCACTGACAGTGAAGTGTGGATTTGATTTAGCCACCGCGTCGTCGATCTGAACCCTGAAATAGAATGGATTTGCGGAGGTGAGACGAGCTACAGAGCGTCTCTATGGCAGTCAAAAATGTGCTGACAGTAAATAGCTAGTTACAAATCGACAAGGTGAAAAAGAGGATGGGTTAGTAGACTGAACATCCTGACCCTGAACCTGAAAAAGTGGTTTTCTGCAAACTTAGCTCCCATGGAACTTGAATTTTTAGTTGTGCACCTGATCTGCCGTGC encodes the following:
- the LOC123146340 gene encoding disease resistance protein RGA5 encodes the protein MEAALVSVATGVLKPVIQKLTVLLGNKYKRFKTVGKEIKSLTNELAAMEAFLLEMSEDEDPDVQDKVWMNEVRELSYDLEDAIDDFMQSIGDKDEKPDGFIEKIKNSLGKLGKMKARHRIGKEIQDLKKHIIEVGDRNARYKGRQTFSSTKNEVVDPRILARFEHASKLVGIDETKAEIIKLLGEENGQVPRQQQQLKIVSIVGFGGMGKTTLANQVYQDLKGEFQYRAFISVSQNPDLMKILRTILSEITGTSYPGTEAGCIEQLIDKIKDFLADKRYLIVIDDIWDIQHWEVIRCALAYNHYENRVITTTRDHDVARKVGGAYELKPLPDETSKILFFGRIFGINNGCPNDLVEVSETLLKKCGGVPLAIITIAGLLASREGNKREWNKLCDSIGSGLDNSPDVKKMRKILALSYHHLPIHLKTCLLYLSIFPEDYIIQGDRLIWRWICEGFVNGVQDEDLFELGESYLTELINRGLIQAVDSYMYVRTMDCRVHDLVLEFISSISIEENFCTVLHDKKGKSAAITSKVRRLFLQLQDVEMPQGRLILSHMRSLTMSGYWVDKMSSLSFSPQLRVLDLEECYPEEQRDKLLEHLGSLCQLRYLALGHTYLGELLLPIQIGQLKNLICLRVGSCSKIKFRPGVVRELEYLQELSMISLSKSLHVAKELRHLTKLRVLGISFEETPDESLKGWLLESLCHLENLQSLIVRGSFDFLGEGWTSPPRNLCRFDSSFGFFSYLPSWISPSNLRELSIIDIGLGHLWQEDLDILGSFPVLQSLQLRYYQNIWDERREQWPVISAGTFQCLRDCQLGILPMGWNMFSPGAMPKVHRLEYYCYVDDVDLANLPSLHDSLGLENLPSLQELHVGFREFTHGSVTREAYDKAEAAIRCAADNHPNRPTLHSFMSFFP